The proteins below are encoded in one region of Zavarzinia compransoris:
- the msrA gene encoding peptide-methionine (S)-S-oxide reductase MsrA, translating to MTSCPIPVGRGLKPAEFPDPAVDIPASDAAEQVAVLAGGCFWCTEAVYREIDGVLDVVPGYAGGTAETADYRTVCTGATGHAEVIRIRFDARKTSYGRLLKLFFSVAHDPTQLNRQGNDVGRQYRSAVFYADAAQKQAAEAYIRQLTEAGAFTAPIVTTLEPLDAFHLAESYHHDYAARNPGQPYIAHVALPKVDKLRQYFPDDLKA from the coding sequence ATGACCTCCTGCCCGATCCCGGTCGGCCGCGGCCTGAAGCCCGCCGAATTCCCGGACCCCGCCGTCGACATCCCGGCGAGCGACGCCGCCGAACAGGTGGCGGTCCTGGCGGGCGGCTGTTTCTGGTGCACCGAGGCGGTCTACCGCGAGATCGACGGCGTGCTCGACGTCGTGCCCGGCTATGCCGGCGGCACGGCCGAAACCGCGGACTACCGCACCGTCTGCACCGGCGCGACCGGCCATGCGGAGGTGATCCGCATCCGCTTCGACGCGCGGAAGACCTCCTATGGCCGGCTGCTGAAACTGTTCTTCTCGGTCGCCCACGACCCGACCCAGTTGAATCGCCAGGGCAACGACGTCGGCCGGCAATACCGTTCCGCCGTCTTCTACGCCGATGCGGCGCAGAAACAGGCGGCCGAAGCCTATATCCGCCAGCTGACCGAGGCCGGCGCCTTCACCGCGCCCATCGTCACCACCCTCGAACCGCTCGACGCCTTCCACCTGGCCGAGAGCTATCACCATGATTACGCCGCGCGCAACCCGGGGCAGCCCTATATCGCCCATGTCGCCCTGCCCAAGGTCGACAAGCTGCGCCAGTACTTCCCGGACGACCTGAAGGCCTGA
- a CDS encoding SapC family protein, translated as MSSDKPASGMQGLPLFYRQPEVLEARRHGSLVVQAEMSFGFARATNAIPVTVEEFFEMALHYPIVFARGDLAAPVAAVGLGSDVNLFVDVKGGWAADHPVPAYVRRYPFIFFEQAGSDALPLCIDRAAPMVGEAGRLAGLPLFADGKPTEAAKRALQFCELYQRQVLHTRAFVRAIRDAGLLVERQINISSGAIRHTMGGFCIIDEERYRQLPDATVLDFQRNGYLAALHAQMLSQRHWAALARRYDRAAAPAGRAH; from the coding sequence ATGAGCAGCGATAAGCCGGCTTCCGGCATGCAGGGCCTGCCCCTGTTCTACCGCCAGCCCGAGGTTCTGGAGGCGCGGCGCCACGGCAGTCTCGTCGTCCAGGCCGAAATGAGCTTCGGCTTCGCCCGGGCGACCAATGCGATACCGGTCACGGTCGAGGAATTCTTCGAAATGGCCCTGCATTATCCGATCGTCTTCGCCCGGGGCGACCTGGCGGCGCCGGTGGCGGCGGTCGGGCTCGGCAGCGACGTCAATCTCTTCGTCGACGTCAAGGGCGGCTGGGCGGCCGATCACCCGGTGCCGGCCTATGTCCGGCGCTATCCCTTCATCTTCTTCGAGCAGGCGGGCAGCGATGCCCTGCCGCTGTGCATCGACCGGGCGGCGCCCATGGTGGGCGAGGCGGGCCGGCTGGCGGGCCTGCCCCTCTTCGCCGACGGCAAGCCGACCGAGGCGGCGAAGCGGGCCCTGCAATTCTGCGAACTCTATCAGCGCCAGGTCCTGCATACCCGGGCCTTCGTCCGCGCGATCCGCGATGCCGGCCTGCTGGTCGAGCGCCAGATCAACATCAGCAGCGGCGCGATCCGCCACACCATGGGCGGCTTCTGCATCATCGACGAAGAGCGGTACCGCCAGTTGCCGGATGCGACCGTGCTCGACTTCCAGCGCAACGGCTATCTCGCCGCGCTGCATGCCCAGATGCTGTCGCAACGGCACTGGGCGGCGCTGGCCCGGCGCTACGACCGTGCCGCGGCACCCGCGGGGCGCGCCCATTGA
- a CDS encoding esterase/lipase family protein — protein sequence MRAIEREPGPPPTWLAVAEVRAVAELFQAIQAGPLMRLAPRGDGHPVLVLPGFLASDLSTVLLRRFLTHRGYAVQAWELGRNLGPNVRVEEGLRERLVDIVAAHGRKVSIIGWSLGGVYAREIAREAPQLIRQIITLGSPIAAGPKSTNAWKLFERLSGQSVDEVAEAYAQQMFEAVDGIPATAIFSKSDGIVAWRGCLEQPGPMRQNIRVRGSHCGLGHNVAALMVIADRLAQPEGEWAPFEPKAPLSLLYPCDATAYQRVAAA from the coding sequence ATGCGTGCGATCGAAAGGGAACCCGGCCCGCCGCCGACCTGGCTGGCGGTGGCGGAGGTGCGGGCGGTGGCCGAATTGTTCCAGGCGATCCAGGCCGGCCCCCTGATGCGGCTGGCGCCCCGGGGCGACGGCCACCCGGTCCTGGTGCTGCCGGGCTTCCTCGCCTCCGATCTTTCGACCGTGCTGCTGCGCCGTTTCCTGACGCATCGGGGCTATGCGGTCCAGGCCTGGGAACTGGGGCGCAATCTCGGCCCCAATGTCCGGGTCGAGGAGGGCCTGCGCGAGCGCCTCGTCGATATTGTCGCCGCCCACGGCCGCAAGGTTTCGATCATCGGCTGGAGCCTGGGCGGGGTCTATGCCCGGGAAATCGCCCGCGAGGCGCCGCAACTGATCCGCCAGATCATCACCCTGGGCAGTCCGATCGCGGCCGGGCCGAAATCGACCAATGCCTGGAAACTGTTCGAGCGCCTGTCCGGCCAGTCGGTCGACGAGGTCGCCGAAGCCTATGCCCAGCAGATGTTCGAGGCGGTCGACGGGATTCCCGCGACGGCGATCTTCAGCAAGTCGGACGGTATCGTCGCCTGGCGCGGCTGTCTCGAGCAGCCGGGGCCGATGCGCCAGAACATCCGCGTCCGGGGCAGCCATTGCGGCCTCGGCCACAATGTGGCGGCGCTGATGGTGATCGCCGACCGGCTGGCCCAGCCCGAGGGGGAATGGGCGCCGTTCGAGCCGAAAGCACCGCTCTCGCTGCTCTATCCTTGCGATGCGACGGCCTATCAGCGCGTCGCGGCGGCTTGA
- a CDS encoding WcbI family polysaccharide biosynthesis putative acetyltransferase: MSKRVVVSSNCQTGGIAVSLQRLLPEWTVEAVPVTSLSEDHRAQIASADCWVTTGRHDLAGQSAGAAAATRIIRIPEIYFPAFHPDLVYISKISTGWAPIVPHYNSGIIAWAFVNGLDPIEVPPLFNSRNFAALGYFSLWDKSVAHLRKVFANSDLDFAAFFLPVKRNGNFMHTINHPKIETLQQLARLCARRMGGDDTVMEKFIHVPDALNDNIWPLYPELAHHYSLSGDYNWLVQNGGYCDGLATYIHFAYNRYLDFGLTKGDVVFSTPVELYDDVLGKALRG, translated from the coding sequence ATGAGCAAACGAGTCGTCGTTTCCAGTAACTGTCAAACCGGTGGCATCGCCGTCTCTCTTCAGCGTCTGCTGCCCGAATGGACCGTCGAGGCCGTGCCGGTCACCTCCCTGTCCGAGGACCATCGCGCGCAGATCGCCAGCGCCGACTGCTGGGTGACCACCGGTCGGCACGATCTTGCCGGGCAGTCCGCAGGAGCGGCGGCGGCGACCAGGATCATCCGTATCCCCGAAATCTATTTCCCGGCCTTTCACCCTGACCTTGTCTATATTTCCAAGATCTCGACCGGATGGGCGCCGATCGTCCCGCATTACAATTCGGGCATCATCGCCTGGGCCTTCGTGAACGGCCTCGATCCGATCGAAGTGCCGCCCCTGTTCAACAGCCGCAATTTTGCCGCGCTCGGCTATTTTTCCTTGTGGGACAAGTCGGTCGCCCATCTGCGCAAGGTCTTCGCCAACAGCGATCTCGATTTTGCCGCCTTCTTCCTGCCGGTGAAGCGCAACGGCAATTTCATGCACACGATCAATCACCCGAAGATCGAGACGCTTCAGCAACTCGCGCGGCTCTGCGCCCGCCGCATGGGGGGCGACGACACGGTCATGGAGAAATTCATTCATGTCCCCGATGCCCTGAACGACAATATCTGGCCGCTCTATCCTGAGTTGGCGCATCATTATTCGCTCAGCGGGGACTATAACTGGCTGGTGCAGAACGGCGGTTATTGCGACGGCCTGGCGACCTATATCCATTTCGCGTACAACCGATACTTGGACTTCGGTCTGACCAAGGGCGACGTGGTCTTTTCCACCCCGGTCGAACTCTACGACGACGTTCTCGGCAAGGCGCTGCGAGGCTGA
- a CDS encoding glutathione peroxidase, whose protein sequence is MFDKLGKLLRDNPLTGVVTAIADAATAKDKPGKGSAHDFAFEGLRGGDLPLKQFAGRPLLVVNTASKCGFTPQYKGLEALYQAYGGRGLAIVGVPSNDFANQEPGSAEDIAEFCEINFGVTFPLAAKVPVTGDDAHPFFKWIAAERPLARPRWNFHKYLFDGQGKLVEAAASVTSPQSGALVKAIEKLLPETK, encoded by the coding sequence ATGTTCGACAAGCTCGGCAAATTGCTGCGCGACAATCCCCTGACCGGCGTGGTCACCGCCATTGCCGACGCCGCCACCGCCAAGGACAAGCCGGGCAAGGGCTCGGCCCATGACTTCGCCTTCGAGGGCCTGCGCGGCGGCGACCTGCCCTTGAAGCAATTCGCCGGCCGGCCGCTTCTGGTGGTCAATACCGCGTCGAAATGCGGCTTCACCCCGCAGTACAAGGGGCTGGAAGCGCTTTACCAAGCCTATGGCGGGCGCGGTCTTGCCATCGTCGGCGTGCCCTCCAACGATTTTGCCAACCAGGAGCCGGGCTCGGCCGAGGACATCGCCGAATTCTGCGAAATCAATTTCGGCGTCACCTTTCCCCTGGCCGCCAAAGTGCCGGTGACCGGCGACGACGCCCATCCCTTCTTCAAATGGATCGCCGCCGAACGCCCGCTGGCCCGGCCGCGCTGGAATTTCCATAAATATCTGTTCGACGGCCAGGGCAAGTTGGTCGAGGCCGCGGCCTCGGTCACCAGCCCGCAGTCGGGCGCCCTGGTCAAGGCGATCGAGAAACTGCTGCCGGAAACGAAATAA
- a CDS encoding serine protease has translation MAKRELAAKRKLRGVAAVATLILAGAISLPALAQTGKGGLQPGRTRPAPEATPSPGTGPAVEGDESNGLTDIAAARDTRVLQLALIWAGYSTRVATGTLDGATQDSVKAYQRDIGARVTGSITQDQMLELLRRGGEARAKVGWTSYINQELGYRAGYPGVLLTKARAGANGGRVLTSADETRRLDIEVIGPMDEGQFRSFFESVRTLNEGAKRVTTAEMRGNSFAFEGQEGNTRFVGRVERRAEGIVGFTYFYPSTDSLSNPGLVAAIASEFTVPDRLGPPAPPPADTEVGLYTKDPAQVATTPSAGDPAPPETPRPPRPDSPGQGGPARPPVRPADAGDQVPLPTLPMEVATQVLDPAGVFQKVKDAVWVVVAAPMGRNGLPNLEGNVSQGSAVAVTAQHLFTNCHVLEGQQYFGIFRNEDMSDLRQVSVKMQDAEGDRCIIRVDKPDLPAFVSIRSHADVVVGERAYTVGAPSGLDLTLGEGLVSAKRRHEGQQYVQTSAPISPGSSGGGLFDARGNLLGITTFMLRDTQALNFAIAAEEFLRPGPTAGGGGQRR, from the coding sequence ATGGCAAAGCGTGAGTTGGCCGCCAAGCGTAAGCTGCGCGGGGTTGCGGCAGTGGCGACTCTGATCCTCGCGGGGGCGATCTCGCTGCCGGCCCTGGCCCAGACCGGCAAGGGCGGGCTGCAACCCGGCCGCACCCGGCCTGCGCCCGAGGCGACGCCGAGCCCGGGCACGGGCCCGGCGGTCGAAGGCGACGAAAGCAACGGCCTGACCGATATCGCGGCGGCCCGCGATACCCGCGTGCTGCAGCTGGCGCTGATCTGGGCCGGCTATTCGACCAGGGTCGCCACCGGCACCCTCGACGGCGCGACGCAGGACTCGGTGAAGGCCTATCAGCGCGATATCGGCGCGCGGGTCACCGGCTCGATCACCCAGGACCAGATGCTGGAATTGCTGCGCCGGGGCGGCGAAGCCCGGGCCAAGGTCGGCTGGACTTCCTATATCAACCAGGAACTGGGCTATCGCGCCGGCTATCCGGGCGTGCTGCTGACCAAGGCGCGGGCGGGCGCCAACGGCGGCCGGGTGCTGACCAGCGCGGACGAGACCCGCCGCCTGGACATCGAAGTCATCGGCCCGATGGACGAGGGCCAGTTCCGCTCGTTCTTCGAATCCGTCCGCACCCTGAACGAGGGTGCGAAACGGGTGACGACGGCCGAGATGCGCGGCAACAGCTTCGCCTTCGAAGGCCAGGAGGGGAATACCCGCTTCGTCGGCCGGGTGGAGCGGCGGGCCGAGGGCATCGTCGGCTTCACCTATTTCTACCCGTCGACCGATTCCCTGTCCAATCCGGGGCTGGTCGCCGCGATCGCCAGCGAATTCACCGTGCCGGACCGCCTGGGCCCGCCGGCGCCGCCGCCGGCCGATACCGAGGTCGGCCTCTACACCAAGGACCCGGCGCAGGTCGCGACCACGCCTTCCGCCGGCGACCCGGCCCCGCCCGAGACGCCGCGGCCGCCGCGCCCCGATTCGCCCGGCCAGGGCGGCCCGGCCCGGCCGCCGGTCCGCCCGGCCGATGCCGGCGACCAGGTGCCGCTGCCGACCCTGCCCATGGAAGTGGCCACCCAGGTTCTCGATCCCGCCGGCGTCTTCCAGAAGGTGAAGGATGCGGTCTGGGTCGTGGTCGCGGCGCCCATGGGCCGCAACGGCCTGCCCAACCTCGAAGGCAATGTCAGCCAGGGGTCCGCCGTCGCGGTGACGGCGCAACACCTGTTCACCAATTGCCACGTGCTGGAGGGCCAGCAGTATTTCGGCATCTTCCGCAACGAGGATATGTCCGACCTGCGCCAGGTCTCGGTGAAGATGCAGGATGCCGAGGGCGACCGCTGCATCATCCGCGTCGACAAGCCGGACCTGCCGGCTTTCGTCTCGATCCGCAGCCATGCCGATGTCGTCGTCGGCGAGCGCGCCTATACGGTCGGCGCGCCGTCCGGCCTCGACCTCACCCTCGGCGAAGGGCTGGTCTCGGCCAAGCGCCGGCACGAGGGGCAGCAATATGTCCAGACCAGCGCGCCGATCTCCCCCGGTTCCTCGGGCGGCGGGTTGTTCGATGCCCGGGGCAACCTGCTCGGGATCACCACCTTCATGCTGCGCGATACCCAGGCACTGAACTTCGCCATCGCGGCGGAGGAATTCCTGCGCCCGGGCCCGACCGCGGGCGGCGGCGGCCAGCGCCGCTGA
- a CDS encoding TraB/GumN family protein: MKSRLQRLLPALALLLLAAAGAGAARAEPALWRLRDADSTIYLFGTIHLLQPGTPWQTPKIRDAFAGADELWLEADVGLLSTLGPTLRYGLSFGEPLDRLLTPADLARVHDLLVPAGLSPGAINRLRPWLIAIMISTLPSVAAGFDMAAGADMVLEGEARARKIPIHRLESVSDQLRPFAELAPADEIAVLRDALDALDHPEQDDTAALAGYWLAGDEAALAGLLVADPQMGEQGPLYQGLIVDRNAAWTRRIEERLAGSGISFIAVGAGHLVGPDSVIEMLAARGLNAERF, translated from the coding sequence TTGAAGTCCCGCCTGCAGCGCCTGCTGCCGGCCCTGGCGCTGCTGCTGCTGGCGGCGGCGGGGGCAGGGGCGGCGCGGGCGGAACCCGCGCTGTGGCGCCTGCGCGATGCGGATTCGACGATCTATCTGTTCGGCACCATCCACCTGCTGCAACCGGGCACGCCCTGGCAGACGCCGAAGATCCGCGACGCTTTCGCCGGGGCGGACGAATTGTGGCTGGAGGCGGATGTCGGCCTGCTGTCGACCCTCGGGCCGACGCTGCGCTACGGGCTCAGCTTCGGCGAGCCCCTGGACCGGCTGCTGACGCCGGCGGACCTGGCCCGGGTTCACGACCTTCTGGTGCCGGCCGGGCTGTCGCCGGGGGCCATCAACCGCCTGCGGCCCTGGCTGATCGCCATCATGATCTCGACCCTGCCCAGCGTCGCCGCCGGCTTCGACATGGCGGCGGGCGCCGACATGGTCCTGGAAGGCGAGGCCCGGGCGCGGAAAATCCCGATCCACCGCCTCGAATCCGTCTCGGACCAATTGCGCCCCTTCGCCGAGCTTGCGCCTGCCGACGAGATCGCCGTGCTGCGCGACGCCCTCGATGCCCTGGACCACCCGGAACAGGACGATACGGCGGCCCTGGCCGGATACTGGCTGGCGGGCGACGAGGCGGCCCTGGCCGGGCTCCTGGTCGCCGATCCCCAGATGGGGGAACAGGGGCCGCTCTACCAGGGCCTGATCGTCGACCGGAATGCCGCCTGGACCCGCCGCATCGAGGAACGCCTCGCCGGCAGCGGCATCAGTTTCATCGCCGTCGGCGCCGGCCATCTGGTCGGGCCCGACAGCGTCATCGAAATGCTGGCGGCCCGCGGCTTGAACGCCGAGCGCTTTTAG
- a CDS encoding DUF445 domain-containing protein produces the protein MSTTQPVPLTDEEKAAALRRMKRVAGLMILLMAAVFLLSRLLVEHIPWIEIPGAFAEAALVGGLADWFAVTALFRHPLGIPIPHTAIVPRNQSRIGSTLGRFVASNFLKPEEVTAKLRQVDLPKIIADWLDQPENRARASERIARSVPGILNALDDDDVGRFMQTNLSARMKDIGVAPILGQVVQLLTNEGHHQRLLDELLERAARLVHDNRELIEKRVDEQLPRWLPKAVDRAVYTKVLSALDNTLNEIRDPEGPWRQQFDEATRAFVHELRTSPEMRQKGEEMLHRLLANDTLKQYFRDIARSLKDRITADALSDDSGLRRQIDAAMRVYGETLVRDPGIRNTLQSWIEQAVNSTVVGRREQIGEWIGSIVQKWDKDMIVNKLETQVGRDLQFIRINGTLVGGLIGLCLYLVERVTG, from the coding sequence ATGAGCACCACCCAGCCGGTTCCCCTGACCGACGAAGAGAAGGCCGCCGCGCTGCGCCGCATGAAGCGCGTGGCGGGGCTCATGATCCTCTTGATGGCGGCGGTCTTCCTGCTGTCCCGCCTGCTCGTGGAGCACATTCCCTGGATCGAGATTCCGGGCGCCTTCGCCGAGGCGGCCCTGGTCGGCGGTCTGGCGGACTGGTTCGCGGTCACCGCGCTGTTCCGCCATCCGCTCGGCATTCCCATTCCGCATACGGCGATCGTGCCGCGCAACCAGTCGCGCATCGGCTCGACCCTCGGCCGCTTCGTCGCCTCGAACTTCCTGAAGCCCGAGGAGGTGACGGCCAAGCTGCGCCAGGTCGACCTGCCGAAGATCATCGCCGACTGGCTGGACCAGCCGGAGAACCGGGCGCGGGCGTCCGAGCGCATCGCCCGCTCGGTGCCCGGGATCCTGAACGCCCTCGACGACGACGATGTCGGCCGCTTCATGCAGACCAATCTCTCGGCCCGGATGAAGGATATCGGCGTCGCCCCGATTCTCGGCCAGGTCGTGCAGCTGCTGACCAACGAGGGCCATCACCAGCGCCTGCTGGATGAATTGCTGGAGCGCGCGGCCCGCCTCGTCCACGACAACCGCGAACTGATCGAGAAGCGGGTGGACGAGCAATTGCCGCGCTGGCTGCCCAAGGCGGTGGACCGCGCGGTCTATACCAAGGTGCTGTCCGCCCTCGACAATACGCTGAACGAGATCCGCGATCCCGAGGGCCCCTGGCGCCAGCAGTTCGACGAGGCGACCAGGGCCTTCGTCCACGAATTGCGCACCAGCCCGGAGATGCGGCAGAAGGGCGAGGAGATGCTGCACCGCCTGCTGGCGAACGATACGCTGAAGCAGTATTTCCGCGATATCGCCCGCTCGCTGAAGGACCGGATCACGGCCGACGCCCTGTCCGACGATTCGGGCCTGCGCCGCCAGATCGACGCCGCCATGCGCGTCTACGGCGAGACGCTGGTCCGCGATCCCGGCATCCGCAACACGCTGCAAAGCTGGATCGAGCAGGCGGTGAATTCGACCGTGGTCGGCCGGCGCGAGCAGATCGGCGAATGGATCGGCTCGATCGTCCAGAAATGGGACAAGGACATGATCGTGAACAAGCTGGAAACCCAGGTCGGCCGCGATCTTCAGTTCATCCGCATCAATGGCACCCTGGTCGGCGGGCTGATCGGCCTTTGCCTCTATCTGGTCGAACGGGTCACGGGGTAG
- a CDS encoding DUF3089 domain-containing protein, with translation MIRRIILITLAVLVALCFAAYHFRYDLLAFMVTPAGPFDPAHVPRAPNYADAATWLALPDRQDSADIVPAGAVPGDNQGRAPADVFYIHPTTFVDAAGWNGPWNDPAAAGLAAELGQAAIFNGCCQVYAPHYRQATLAAFAAEAGSDGRRALDLAYGDVERAFRHYLAAWNKGRPFILVAHSQGALHLQRLLARVIAPDAALRGRLIAAYAVGYPLPLDQFDGPLAPLKPCRSSGETGCVLAWSTFARDGAPDFYRRTAEIWNAASPTGFSPVAGRPILCVNPVSFRMDEVLVPREANRGGTVRSITSGTLEALTPALVESQCRAGILRISEPEPFVFRAMLLPGRDYHIYDFALFWQDVRLDAVARVNGFVARPEAAPAPAPAPTP, from the coding sequence ATGATCCGCCGCATCATCCTGATCACGCTCGCGGTCCTGGTGGCGCTCTGCTTTGCCGCCTATCACTTCCGTTATGATCTGCTGGCCTTCATGGTCACGCCGGCCGGGCCCTTCGATCCCGCCCATGTGCCCCGGGCGCCCAATTATGCCGATGCGGCGACCTGGCTCGCCCTGCCCGACCGCCAGGATTCCGCCGATATCGTGCCGGCGGGGGCGGTCCCGGGCGACAATCAGGGCCGGGCGCCGGCCGACGTCTTCTATATCCACCCGACCACCTTCGTCGATGCCGCGGGCTGGAACGGGCCCTGGAACGATCCCGCCGCCGCCGGGCTGGCCGCGGAACTGGGGCAGGCCGCGATCTTCAACGGCTGCTGCCAGGTCTATGCCCCGCACTACCGCCAGGCGACCCTGGCCGCCTTCGCCGCCGAGGCCGGCAGCGACGGGCGCCGGGCCCTGGACCTCGCCTATGGCGACGTCGAGCGCGCCTTCCGCCACTATCTGGCCGCCTGGAACAAGGGCCGCCCCTTCATCCTGGTCGCCCACAGCCAGGGCGCCCTGCACCTGCAACGCCTGCTCGCCCGGGTGATCGCCCCGGACGCGGCGCTGCGCGGGCGCCTGATCGCCGCCTATGCCGTCGGCTATCCCCTGCCCCTCGACCAGTTCGACGGGCCGCTGGCCCCGCTCAAGCCCTGCCGCAGCTCGGGCGAGACCGGCTGCGTACTCGCCTGGTCGACCTTCGCCCGCGACGGCGCGCCCGACTTCTACCGCCGCACGGCGGAAATCTGGAATGCGGCCAGCCCGACCGGCTTCTCGCCGGTCGCCGGACGGCCCATCCTCTGCGTCAATCCGGTCAGTTTCCGCATGGACGAGGTGCTGGTCCCGCGCGAGGCGAACCGCGGCGGGACGGTGCGCTCCATCACCTCGGGCACGCTGGAGGCGCTGACCCCGGCCCTGGTCGAAAGCCAGTGCCGGGCCGGCATCCTGCGGATCTCGGAACCGGAACCCTTCGTCTTCCGGGCCATGCTGCTGCCCGGCCGGGATTATCACATCTACGATTTCGCCCTGTTCTGGCAGGACGTGCGGCTGGATGCCGTCGCCCGCGTGAACGGCTTCGTCGCCCGTCCCGAAGCGGCGCCGGCGCCGGCGCCCGCCCCTACCCCGTGA
- a CDS encoding AGE family epimerase/isomerase has product MMGSHALEVEFSLLRQWLFEQALPLWSTAAVDRRSGGFFEWLTEDGAPVEEPRRARVTGRQIYSFAIAEQLGWDGPTRDLVRHGLVSLESFIGTNGFVVPLKTVDGTVLRHDFDLYDHAFVLFGLAAAVGTGEQCARLEALAEQLRGRIQAHFAHPVAGFQEGPRGSVVLKANPHMHMLEAALAWETISDDPAWGALADEIAELCLEKFIDPETGALREFFDHDWNRIEEAPGDLVEPGHQFEWAWLLKRWGLSRNRPDAFRVADRLIAVGEQYGICRERGLAYNELNGDLSIRIGTSRLWPQTERIKAHVISYATAVSEQAAEASARLAVEAIRALRRYFEYPLRGGWHEYIDVEGRPIRNNTRTSSLYHIICAISEVADLIDTGNARRQHRQVARVASF; this is encoded by the coding sequence ATGATGGGTTCGCATGCGCTTGAGGTCGAGTTCTCGCTGCTGCGCCAGTGGCTGTTCGAGCAAGCCTTGCCCTTGTGGTCCACCGCCGCGGTCGACCGGCGGTCCGGTGGTTTTTTCGAATGGCTGACGGAAGACGGCGCCCCGGTGGAGGAACCGCGGCGGGCCCGGGTGACCGGTCGGCAGATCTATAGTTTCGCGATCGCGGAGCAACTGGGCTGGGACGGCCCGACCCGCGATCTGGTCCGTCACGGGTTGGTCAGCCTCGAGAGCTTCATCGGCACGAACGGTTTCGTGGTGCCGCTGAAGACGGTGGACGGCACGGTGCTGCGCCATGACTTCGACCTCTACGACCATGCCTTCGTGCTGTTCGGGCTGGCGGCGGCGGTCGGCACGGGCGAGCAATGCGCGCGGCTGGAAGCGCTGGCGGAGCAGTTGCGCGGGCGCATCCAGGCGCATTTCGCCCACCCGGTGGCCGGCTTCCAGGAAGGGCCGCGGGGCTCGGTGGTGCTGAAGGCCAATCCGCACATGCATATGCTGGAGGCGGCGCTGGCCTGGGAGACGATCTCGGACGACCCGGCCTGGGGCGCGCTCGCGGACGAGATCGCGGAGCTTTGCCTGGAGAAGTTCATCGACCCGGAAACCGGGGCGCTGCGGGAATTCTTCGACCACGACTGGAACCGGATCGAGGAGGCGCCGGGCGACCTGGTCGAGCCCGGGCACCAGTTCGAATGGGCGTGGCTGCTGAAACGCTGGGGCCTGAGCCGGAACCGGCCGGACGCGTTCCGGGTCGCGGACCGGCTGATCGCTGTCGGCGAGCAATACGGCATCTGCCGCGAGCGCGGCCTTGCCTACAACGAATTGAACGGCGACCTCTCGATCCGCATCGGCACCAGCCGGCTCTGGCCCCAGACCGAGCGGATCAAGGCCCATGTCATCAGCTATGCGACCGCGGTCAGCGAACAGGCGGCCGAGGCCTCGGCCCGCCTCGCGGTCGAGGCCATCCGCGCATTGCGGCGGTATTTCGAATACCCGCTGCGCGGCGGCTGGCACGAATATATCGACGTCGAAGGCCGCCCCATCCGCAACAACACCCGGACCAGCAGCCTCTATCACATCATCTGCGCCATCAGCGAAGTCGCCGACCTGATCGATACCGGCAACGCCCGCAGACAGCACCGGCAGGTCGCCAGGGTAGCATCGTTCTAG